TCTTTCTCGATAGGCTTCAGGACAGCCGCCGGCTTTCCCCTCAAGGTTATGATCACCTCGTTGCCTTTTCTCGTCTCTTCCAGGATGGCCGACGTCTTGATCCTCAATTCCTTGGCGGACACTATCTTCATGGCAACCTCCAAATATACACTCTGAAGTATACACCTGCAACATATCCGTGTCAAGCGTCGCCCGGTTTCCTATCTATAATGGACGGAGGGCGTGATAATGTGAAAGGTGTCCCGCGACCACCTCAACTGTTTCGCACCGAAAAACGGGGGGTTTGCGAAACACTCACCGGGCAGGTAACCACCAGGGACTTCTCCATCAAGACAAGCTACGCGGAAATGAAATTCAAGAGAAGCGAGATCGTCCACATCCACTTCGAAAACCCACCCCAATTCACCCAGGACGAAATGCTGCTCCTCGCTTCTGACGTTCTGAAGGGCGTTGTGTTTCCCTCTGCTATCACGATCAACCTCTCGTCATCCGGTCAAACGGTTAAGCTGGGTAAGGACAAGATACATACAATAATGTTTCTCGACAGCGTCTGATGGAAGGACAGCTCAAGGGTTTCAGGTTTCAAGGACAATGCAAAAAGATTATCTCACGCCCGTTGGTCGCAAGCTTCTCTCTTAAGCTCTTGCACTGCCTTCGGCTAAAATGTATGACTGCAATACCTGACCCCAAGGACTTCTGGCCTTTGACCATGCTCGAAGTCGCGAGTCGCGAAAGGCTCTTTCAGCACAGTATGAAGAGGGGTCCAATCTCCTGAGAATGTGAAGATGTGCAGGGTGTCACCAAGGCTTGCACTCAATCCCATTGCCCGCGCCCTAAGTATCGCGCTATAATGATCGGGTATCCACAACCTATTATGGAGGGTATCGCAGTGAAGCTGTCTTCGTGGGAATACGACGATATGATACAGATCGGCAAGGACTTCATGAGTCGTGAGGTGGTGGAAGGCTATGACGCAAAGCACCGCCGGTTCCGCGACGTCATGAAGGAGAACGAGGCTGTTATTGACATGTTTGGCCTTCGTGAAGACCACGTGGTCGCCGATATCGGATGCGGCACGGGAGCGTTCGTCATACAGGCGGCACGGCGGTGCGCGAAGGTGTTTGCCATCGACATCTCGACGGCTATGCTGGATTACACGAGGCGCGAGGCGGCCCGGCAGGGGATTACGAACATCGTTTATTGCACAGGCGGGTTCCTCACATACCGCCATGAGGGTGAACCTCTCGACGCCATCTCGACAAGCCTTACCCTCCACCACCTGCCGGATTTCTGGAAACAGAGGGCCCTTCGAAGAATGAACGATATCCTCAAGGACGGCGGCAGGCTGTACCTGATGGATATAGTCTTCTCCGATGAGGACTACGAAAGGAACATTCCCGTCTGGATCGAGAAGCTCCGTTCCGAGGTAGGTCCTGACATGGCCGAGGCCGTTATGGGCCACATACGCAAGGAACACTCCACGTTCACCTGGATAATGGAGGGACTCCTCGAGAGGGCAGGTTTCAGGATCGACGACAGGATCATCTCAGATGGTGCCGTCGCCAGGTATTTCTGCACAAAGAACGTCCCGGTGCCCCGCTCTAACGTTTAAGGAATGATCATTCCTTTGTGCCGAAACGCCATTTCGCTCATACGCTCCCTGCGCGTGGTCTTCGACCATGCTCGAAGTCGCGAATCGCGAAAGGCTCTTTCGGTACAGTATGGAGAGGGGTGCTGTTTCGGGATTCACGCTAAGGGGAATATACACACTTGGACTTGTTTGGATGTGTTGTAACCAATAAGAAATATTGACAAACGTGCAGAGCGGTCCTGAGTTTCTTAATTTCTTAAGAACGTCCCCTTGGTGCCCCTATGCCGTTGTCGATACGCGAAAGCGCTGCGGTGACTGGGAAGGCGATACGATGGAGGGAGGGAAAGGGTCAGGCGGTCTTGCGACCCATGTGGAACGCAGATGCCGGTATCTGATAGCGGCAAGGCTTAACGACAAGAAGGCCGCCACCATGACGCAGCAGAGCATCAGGTCAGGTGCCCCTATGCCGTTGTCGATACGCGAAAGCGCTGCGGTGACTGGGAAGGCGATACGATGGAGGGAGGGAAAGGGTCAGGCGGTCTTGCGACCCATGTGGAACGCAGATGCCGGTATCTGATAGCGGCAAGGCTTAACGACAAGAAGGCCGCCACCATGACGCAGCAGAGCATCAGGTCATTCAGGAAGGTACCCAGGGCGTTCCGTCACACACTGACCGTTGATAACGGGAAGGAGTTCTCCCGGTTCAAGGAGCTTGAAGCGAAG
This window of the Syntrophorhabdaceae bacterium genome carries:
- a CDS encoding type II toxin-antitoxin system Phd/YefM family antitoxin; the encoded protein is MKIVSAKELRIKTSAILEETRKGNEVIITLRGKPAAVLKPIEKEDRSFKHIGFGLWKDREDMKDPGIWVSERRNERKGPAGTV
- a CDS encoding methyltransferase domain-containing protein encodes the protein MKLSSWEYDDMIQIGKDFMSREVVEGYDAKHRRFRDVMKENEAVIDMFGLREDHVVADIGCGTGAFVIQAARRCAKVFAIDISTAMLDYTRREAARQGITNIVYCTGGFLTYRHEGEPLDAISTSLTLHHLPDFWKQRALRRMNDILKDGGRLYLMDIVFSDEDYERNIPVWIEKLRSEVGPDMAEAVMGHIRKEHSTFTWIMEGLLERAGFRIDDRIISDGAVARYFCTKNVPVPRSNV